In Cervus elaphus chromosome 24, mCerEla1.1, whole genome shotgun sequence, a single genomic region encodes these proteins:
- the DCP1A gene encoding mRNA-decapping enzyme 1A isoform X1, with product MAPSCPRLRPRQRGSAPEFKMESLSRAGQEMSLAALKQHDPYITSIADLTGQVALYTFCPKANQWEKTDIEGTLFVYRRSASPYHGFTIVNRLNMHNLVEPVNKDLEFQLHEPFLLYRNASLSIYSIWFYDKNDCHRIAKLMADVVEEETRRSQQAARDKQSPSQANGCSDHRPIDILEMLSRAKDEYERNQMGDSNISSPGLQPSTQISNLGSTETLEETPSGLQDKSAPSGHKHLTVEELFGTSLSKEQPTVVGLDSEEVEKLPGDASQKEPNSFLPFSFEPGGASQSENLAVHAAVHPSVQPEVTTPVLITPASITQASEKQAPSYAIPLHSVLSPSLPAEASTGQAPPSLPRNTTMMQTVKTTPRQRSPLLSQPVPELSHASLTASQSPLRAPLSVTNTTSPSLPSVDLLQKLRLTPQHDQIQTQSLGKGAAAPSFSPAAGQLATPESFIEPSPKGTAARASASLSNMVLAPLQSMQQNQDPEVFAQPKVLSSAIPVTGPPLVPATTSAASSVLLSPSVFQQTVTRSSDLERKASSPSPLTVGTTENQRKPSIILSKSQLQDTLIHLIKNDSSFLSTLHEVYLQVLTKNRDNHNL from the exons ATGGCACCTTCCTGTCCTCGACTCCGCCCCCGCCAGAGGGGCTCGGCTCCGGAATTCAAGATGGAGTCGCTGAGTCGAGCTGGGCAAGAGATGAGCCTAGCGGCCCTGAAGCAACACGACCCCTACATCACCAGCATCGCAGACCTCACGGGCCAGGTCGCACTGTACACCTTCTGCCCCAAGGCCAACCAGTGG GAGAAGACCGATATAGAAGGGACCTTATTTGTATATCGAAg GTCAGCTTCACCTTACCATGGTTTCACCATTGTGAATCGACTGAATATGCACAATCTAGTTGAACCAGTGAATAAAGATTTGGAATTTCAGCTCCATGAACCATTTCTtctgtatagaaatgcaagtt tgtCAATATACAGTATCTGGTTTTATGACAAGAATGACTGTCACCGCATAGCCAAACTCATGGCCGA CGTGGTAGAAGAGGAGACACGGCGGTCCCAGCAAGCAGCTCGGGATAAGCAGAGTCCCAGCCAGGCCAatggctgcagtgaccacagGCCCATCGACATCCTGGAGATGCTAAGCAGAGCCAAGGATGAATACGAGAGG AATCAGATGGGCGACTCAAATATCTCCAGCCCTGGGCTGCAGCCAAGTACTCAGATCTCCAATCTGGGAAGCACTGAGACACTAGAAGAGACACCATCTGGGTTGCAAGATAAG TCTGCCCCATCTGGACACAAACATCTGACAGTGGAAGAATTATTTGGAACCTCTTTGTCAAAGGAACAGCCAACAGTTGTGGGTCTGGATTCAGAAGAAGTGGAGAAGCTACCAGGAGATGCCTCCCAGAAAGAGCCCAACTCATTCCTACCATTTTCTTTTGAGCCTGGAGGGGCCTCTCAGTCAGAAAACCTGGCTGTCCATGCTGCTGTCCACCCCTCAGTCCAGCCCGAAGTCACCACCCCAGTGCTAATAACTCCTGCTTCCATCACTCAGGCCAGTGAAAAGCAGGCCCCCAGCTACGCCATCCCATTGCACTCTGTGCTCAGTCCCAGTCTACCAGCAGAAGCCTCTACTGGACAGGCTCCCCCCAGCCTACCCCGAAACACCACCATGATGCAAACAGTGAAGACCACACCTAGGCAGAGGTCTCCACTCCTGAGTCAGCCTGTCCCTGAGCTGAGCCACGCCAGCCTGACTGCCAGCCAGAGCCCACTCAGGGCCCCGCTGAGCGTGACAAACACAACCAGTCCATCTCTCCCAAGCGTTGATCTTCTCCAGAAACTCAGGTTGACCCCGCAGCATGACCAAATACAGACACAGTCACTTGGGAAAGGTGCAGCAGCACCCAGCTTTTCTCCAGCAGCCGGCCAGCTGGCCACCCCTGAGAGCTTCATTGAGCCTTCCCCTAAAGGGACAGCAGCGAGAGCCTCAGCCTCCCTGAGCAACATGGTGCTTGCTCCCCTTCAG TCTATGCAGCAAAACCAGGATCCTGAAGTTTTTGCCCAGCCTAAGGTGTTATCCAGTGCCATCCCG GTGACAGGCCCCCCTCTGGTTCCTGCAACAACCTCAGCAGCATCCTCAGTCCTGCTGTCCCCCAGTGTTTTCCAACAGACAGTTACAAGGTCCTCAGACCTTGAGAGGAAAGCCagctccccttctcctctcactgtTGGAACGACAGAAAATCAGAGAAAGCCTTCCATTATCCTCAGCAAGTCTCAGCTCCAGGATACATTAATACATCTAATCAAG
- the DCP1A gene encoding mRNA-decapping enzyme 1A isoform X2, which translates to MESLSRAGQEMSLAALKQHDPYITSIADLTGQVALYTFCPKANQWEKTDIEGTLFVYRRSASPYHGFTIVNRLNMHNLVEPVNKDLEFQLHEPFLLYRNASLSIYSIWFYDKNDCHRIAKLMADVVEEETRRSQQAARDKQSPSQANGCSDHRPIDILEMLSRAKDEYERSAPSGHKHLTVEELFGTSLSKEQPTVVGLDSEEVEKLPGDASQKEPNSFLPFSFEPGGASQSENLAVHAAVHPSVQPEVTTPVLITPASITQASEKQAPSYAIPLHSVLSPSLPAEASTGQAPPSLPRNTTMMQTVKTTPRQRSPLLSQPVPELSHASLTASQSPLRAPLSVTNTTSPSLPSVDLLQKLRLTPQHDQIQTQSLGKGAAAPSFSPAAGQLATPESFIEPSPKGTAARASASLSNMVLAPLQSMQQNQDPEVFAQPKVLSSAIPVTGPPLVPATTSAASSVLLSPSVFQQTVTRSSDLERKASSPSPLTVGTTENQRKPSIILSKSQLQDTLIHLIKNDSSFLSTLHEVYLQVLTKNRDNHNL; encoded by the exons ATGGAGTCGCTGAGTCGAGCTGGGCAAGAGATGAGCCTAGCGGCCCTGAAGCAACACGACCCCTACATCACCAGCATCGCAGACCTCACGGGCCAGGTCGCACTGTACACCTTCTGCCCCAAGGCCAACCAGTGG GAGAAGACCGATATAGAAGGGACCTTATTTGTATATCGAAg GTCAGCTTCACCTTACCATGGTTTCACCATTGTGAATCGACTGAATATGCACAATCTAGTTGAACCAGTGAATAAAGATTTGGAATTTCAGCTCCATGAACCATTTCTtctgtatagaaatgcaagtt tgtCAATATACAGTATCTGGTTTTATGACAAGAATGACTGTCACCGCATAGCCAAACTCATGGCCGA CGTGGTAGAAGAGGAGACACGGCGGTCCCAGCAAGCAGCTCGGGATAAGCAGAGTCCCAGCCAGGCCAatggctgcagtgaccacagGCCCATCGACATCCTGGAGATGCTAAGCAGAGCCAAGGATGAATACGAGAGG TCTGCCCCATCTGGACACAAACATCTGACAGTGGAAGAATTATTTGGAACCTCTTTGTCAAAGGAACAGCCAACAGTTGTGGGTCTGGATTCAGAAGAAGTGGAGAAGCTACCAGGAGATGCCTCCCAGAAAGAGCCCAACTCATTCCTACCATTTTCTTTTGAGCCTGGAGGGGCCTCTCAGTCAGAAAACCTGGCTGTCCATGCTGCTGTCCACCCCTCAGTCCAGCCCGAAGTCACCACCCCAGTGCTAATAACTCCTGCTTCCATCACTCAGGCCAGTGAAAAGCAGGCCCCCAGCTACGCCATCCCATTGCACTCTGTGCTCAGTCCCAGTCTACCAGCAGAAGCCTCTACTGGACAGGCTCCCCCCAGCCTACCCCGAAACACCACCATGATGCAAACAGTGAAGACCACACCTAGGCAGAGGTCTCCACTCCTGAGTCAGCCTGTCCCTGAGCTGAGCCACGCCAGCCTGACTGCCAGCCAGAGCCCACTCAGGGCCCCGCTGAGCGTGACAAACACAACCAGTCCATCTCTCCCAAGCGTTGATCTTCTCCAGAAACTCAGGTTGACCCCGCAGCATGACCAAATACAGACACAGTCACTTGGGAAAGGTGCAGCAGCACCCAGCTTTTCTCCAGCAGCCGGCCAGCTGGCCACCCCTGAGAGCTTCATTGAGCCTTCCCCTAAAGGGACAGCAGCGAGAGCCTCAGCCTCCCTGAGCAACATGGTGCTTGCTCCCCTTCAG TCTATGCAGCAAAACCAGGATCCTGAAGTTTTTGCCCAGCCTAAGGTGTTATCCAGTGCCATCCCG GTGACAGGCCCCCCTCTGGTTCCTGCAACAACCTCAGCAGCATCCTCAGTCCTGCTGTCCCCCAGTGTTTTCCAACAGACAGTTACAAGGTCCTCAGACCTTGAGAGGAAAGCCagctccccttctcctctcactgtTGGAACGACAGAAAATCAGAGAAAGCCTTCCATTATCCTCAGCAAGTCTCAGCTCCAGGATACATTAATACATCTAATCAAG